The nucleotide sequence AAGCACGAAGATTCACTACAGCTTTTTTTAATTCCTCCTAACCATGTCTTAATTCAAACAACATCTCACTCTAAGCGCAAAACCATGAATTAAATTCGTGAATTCGCGGCTTTTTTTTCCAAAATCACTAAGTATTAAAATATCCCTTCATCAACAAAGCTAAAATAATTATTCTCTGTAACAATTAAATGATCTAATACTTTTATCTCTAAGCTATCGCCAGCTGCTTTTAACTTTTTGGTAATCTGCAAATCGGCTTCACTAGGTTTCAAAGTACCCGAAGGATGATTGTGGCACAATATTAAAGAAACGGCTCCTAGTTCGAGTGCATTTTTAAAAACCAAACGAACATCAACCATTGTCCCAGTAATCCCTCCTACACTTAGTTGTCTTTTAGAAATGATTTTGTTTGAATTATTCAAGTACAAAATCCAAAATTCCTCATGTGGCAATTCACCTATTATTGGCTGCATAACTTCAAATACTAATTTGCTTGAAGTTACTTTTGTCAATTCCAAAGCATCTTCGGCTCTTCTTCGTCTTCCTAATTCTAAAGCTGCCATAATGCTGATTGCTTTGGCTTCACCAATACCTTTGAACTCCATCAATTGCTTTAAAGAAAGTTTACCCAACGCATTCAAATTCCCATCAACGGATTTCAAAATACGCTTGCTCAACTCCACTGCCGACTCGTTCCTACTTCCAGAACCTATCAATATAGCAATCAATTCCGCATCACTCAAGGCATTTTTACCTTTGAGCATTAACTTTTCACGAGGCTTATCATCCTCAGACCAGTTTTTTATTGGGAAATGATTGTTTTCCATAACTAAAGTATTTAGCTAAAACTATTGCATCAAGCTTTTTACCTCATCAAAATTCAAACCACCATAATTTCCTGAACTCATCAATAACAAAGCTGAGTTGTCAAAATTCAATCCAAACAAATACTCTTTGAACTCCGCTGGATTGGTATATATAATCAAGTCTTTACGATTAAAAGCCGTTGCTATTTGCTCGTAAGTCACTTCTTCTAGTTGTTTGATTTTTACTGCATCGGGTGAATAAAACACAACAGCCACATCAGCATGTTCCAAAGCACCTTCATATTCCTTCAAAAACTCAGCATTTAAACTACTATAGGTATGCAATTCCAAACAAGCAATTAAAGTTCTATCTGGATATTGCTCTTTTACCGCTTTGGTAGTTGCTGCCACTTTACTTGGTGAATGTGCAAAGTCCTTATAAGCCACTTTTTTAATTCCTTCTGCGATTTTCTCTAAGCGTTTGGACGCGCCTTTAAAACTGGCAATAGCTTCATAAAACTCAGCTTCATCAACACCCATGTTTTGGCAAATCCATTTGGCTCCAGCCAAATTATTCAAATTATGTGCGCCAAAAACTTCGATAGGCATATCCCCTTCAGGAGTTTCTAGTAGAGTAGTTCCATTTTCGACTTTATAATTAGGCGTTGAATAAGCCAATTTCCGAATTGGATTCGTTGCGGCTTCGGCAACACGTTTTACTTCGGCATCATTTTCATTATACACTAAAATTCCACCATTAGTAATTTTATTGATGAAAATTTCAAACTGCTCTACATAATTATCATACGTAGGGAATACATTGATATGGTCCCAAGCAATTCCAGAAATCAGCGCGATATTCGGTTGGTACAAATGAAATTTTGGTCGTCTATCAATTGGTGATGACAAATATTCATCTCCTTCTAGCACCATAAAATCATTTTCCTCTGTAAGATGCACCATTGTATCAAAACCTTCTAACTGTGCTCCTACCATATAATCCACCGCAATATTATGATAATGCATGACGTGTAATATCATCGAAGTAATCGTTGTTTTCCCATGAGAACCACCAATAACGACGCGGGTTTTATTTTTGGATTGTTCGTATAAAAACTCTGGATACGAATAAATTTTAAGTCCTAATTCTTGTGCTTTTAGCAATTCAGGATTGTCAGCTTTAGCGTGCATTCCTAAAATTACCGCTTCAATATCAGCAGTTATTTTTTCAGGAAACCAACCCAATTCGACTGGTAAAATTCCTTTTTTTTCTAAACGAGATTTAGAGGGTTCAAAAATAGCATCATCACTTCCTGTAACCTGATACCCTTTATTGTGTAATGCTAAAGCCAGGTTGTGCATGGCACTCCCTCCTATGGCTATAAAATGTGTTTTCATTTATATTAATTCGTTTACTTTAAGATTATTGATATTAAAATCAATTAATCGTTTTTTTATTTTCAAATTCCTCCAAAAGCAATCGGGCTTTTTCAGGCGTCCCCATTTTTTCTTCATATAAATTAGCAAGTGTTTGATAGGTCAATTTTGAACCTCCTACTGCAATTGCTTTTTTATAATAGCTTTCTGCTGCTTTATACCTATCAAAATATTCTTCAATTCGACCTCGCGACAAATAACCATCAACTGCTGAAATCGCCAGTAATTCGTTAGAATATTGTACTGCTTTAGTTTCACTGCCACCAACAATCCCTGGCAATTTTAAATATAATTCAACTAATGCCCAGCGTGCTTCAACATGTTTGGCATCCAATTGAATGGCTTTTTCAAAAGAGCCTTTAATATCCGAAATCATTCCTAGTGCTTTGAACTTATTTACTTCAAGAGCTTTTAATCCTAAAGCTCCTCCATATTTATAATGATAATTGGCCTCATTAGGTTTTAAAGACTTTAATTTACCATAATAACCTAAAGCCTTATCCCAATTTTTATTCAAACCAGCGATATCTCCCAAATTCTCTAATGCTTTCAGATGATTAGGATTTGTTTTTAAAAGTTTTTCATTAACCAGCCGCGCTTGTTCATTCTTTTCTTTATCAAAAGTAGCATAAGCTCTATCATAACCAGATTGAGCCAGTAGTAAACAAGGAAACAAAAAGATTAATACGTATTTCATTCTTCAAAAATAAGGAAAAAACTATGCAATTGCCATATTTTTTAAATAACCTCAGCCTTAAAATATGCACCAAATCATAACATTTAAAAAATCTTTAAAAAACATTACACTAACAATTAGGAATTACTTTAGTCGGATGAAATTAGAAGATTAAACAGCACTTTTAACAAGGGTTTAGTTTCTATTATAAAAAACAAATGAAAATATTTTATGCGATCCAAGCCACTGGCAACGGGCACATCAGTAGAGCCACACAACTCTACCCTTATCTAAAAAAATACGGTGAAGTAGATTTTTTCTTAAGCGGAAATAACGCTAGTCTTACTACTGATTTACCTGTAAAATTCAAAAGTAAAGGTTGTAGTTTATATTACAGCAAATGCGGAGGGCTTGATTACCCGAGTATTATCAAAAATATTAAACCTCGTCAGATTTATAAAGATGCCGATATTTTACCACTAAAAAACTACGACATCGTCATCAATGATTTCGATTCGGTTACGGCATTAGCCTGTAGAATGCAAAAAGTACACTCGGTACAATTTGGACATCAAGCCAGTTTTATATCGAAAAACACCCCTAGACCTAACAAAAGAAGCATGATGGGCGAATTTATTTTTAAGAATTATGCTCCTGCTCCTCAAAATATCGGTTTGCACTTTGAGTCATACGACTCATTCATCCATCCGCCCATTATTAAGGACGAAATCGTAAATGCAACACCACAAAACCTAAAGCATATTACTGTATACTTACCATCATTTGACAAAGATTGCCTTGAAAAAGCTTTCAAATCCATACCTGATATACAATTTCACTGGTTTTTGGACACTGTCGAAAAAGAACACACTATTGGCAATATCACCTATTTTCCTGTCAATCAAAAAAAGTTCAACAAAAGCCTTATCAATTGCGAAGGGATAATCACAGGTGGTGGATTTGAAACTCCTGCCGAAGCCTTGTATTTAGATAAAAAAATTCTTTCCATTCCTATCAAAAATCATTACGAGCAGGAATGCAATGCCGCTGCTTTAAAAAAACTTGGTGTTCCCGTGATTTACGATGTAGCTGATGATTTCAATCTTATTATTGAAAACTGGCTTAATATGGATATTATTTACCCCAAAATGAAAGCGAATAACATCAACCAAACGCTAGAATATTTATTTGATACTTATAAAAAATAACTAATCGAGTTACTCTCTTTGATGCTTAGCCATGAAAAAGGAACACAGATTTTAGAAATCATAAAAAATCCTAAAATCTTCGTGAGCTTTGTGCCGCCCTTGTGCTCTTTGTGTTTAAAATTTATACCTTTGAAACCGTATTAAAAAACAAAGAAAATGCATTTTATCTCCCAAGATTTAGAAGACTATATCGAACAACATTCAGAGAAAGAACCTGAATTATTAGCAGCTTTAAACAAAGAAACCTACCAGAAAATATTACTTCCAAGAATGTTGAGTGGTCATTTTCAGGGGCGTGTTTTGAGTATGTTGGCTAAACTGATTCGTCCGGTGAATATTCTTGAGATTGGGACTTATACAGGCTATTCAGCTTTGTGCTTGTGTGAAGGAATGCAAGATAATGGTGTTTTGCACACGATTGACATCAAAGAAGAATTGGTTGATTTTCAGCGTAAACATTTTGATAAATCGCCTTGGGGAGCACAAATTATACAACATTTAGGCGAAGCGACTGACATTATTCCAGGATTGGATGTCAAATTTGATTTGGTTTTTATCGATGCGGATAAAGAAAATTACATCAACTATTTTGAGATGATTGTTCCCAAAATGAATAAAGGCGGGATTATTTTATCCGACAATGTGTTGTGGAGTGGTAAAGTTCTCGAAGAAATTCACCCGAACGACCTGAGCACTAAAATCCTAGTTGAATACAATAAATTATTAAGAGACGACCCAAGAGTCGAAACAGTCTTACTACCTATACGTGATGGACTGACTGTGAGTCGCGTTTTATAAACTTGATGCCCTAGCCCAGAACGAAATGAAAATCCTTACCCCCGAAAATGGATTTTTTTCTTGGCTCAAAAGAGCGACCAGAGGAAGCTCCTTTTGAGGTATAGAAAAAACCATTTTCGGGGGTAAGATTGTAATGGAGTGCTGGAAAAAGCTCCTAAATATATTAAATAGGAAAATATTTGCCCTGTGCTAATCGGTAGAGTTTATAGACTATAAATCCTGACAAAAGCCCGAATAAATACCCACACAAAATATCTAGCGGATAATGCAATCCTAGGTATATGCGGCTATAAGCGAATACCAATGGCCATAAAAACAACAAATAAGTATGTTTGTAAAATGGCTTTAAGATTTGATACAAAAAGATACAAACTGCCATACTATTAGCAGCATGCCCTGAAAAGAAGCTAAAAGTAGCACTTGATTTTACGACACGCATGATGGTATTAATTTCGGGATTACTACAAGGGCGCAATCGTTCAAAACCATACTTAAATACATTTGTAATTTGATCTGTTAGAGTGATAATTAGCGCCACAAACACCATCACAAAAAGTGTTTGTCGCATTCCAATCTTTTTATAAATAAGGTATAAAAAGACCAAGAAAAGTGGCGTCCAGTTGGTTTGTTTTGTAATAAACAACCAGAATCCATCATAGGTTTCAGAACCTAATCCGTTAAGAAATAGAAAAAGTTTTGTATCCAGTAAAAGTAATTTTTCGAGCATTACATTTGGCGTTTAACTGGACCCGTAACATCCTCGATATCCTCTTTAATTTTATTGGCTTGAGTAACGGTGTCGCCTAAAATATCCTCCGTTGCTTTATTTATTTGAGAATTGATGCTTCCTGTCATATCGGTCAGTGATTTAGTATCAAGTCCGTTTGACTCTACTCCTTTTTGAATTTCACTTTTAATGTCATTGGTAGCATTTTTCACTTGCGCGATTGCTTTACCCATAGTACGTGCGATTTCAGGCACTTTGTCAGCACCAAAAAGCATTAAAACGATAAACATGATGAAAATTAACTCTCCTCCTCCTATACCAAACATAATTATTCTATTTTATCCTGCAAAGATATTATATTTTGATTCCTTGTCTTTTAATTTTTTCATAAAATATCTTTCTATGAATAAGTCTTCACACACCTAATTTGCTATTATTTTTTTAAACTCTTTGTTTTTGGTTGATAAAAAATCCAACAATTGAAACTCTGAACTAGGGTTCATCAAGCTTCTTGATTTAGAATCGTTTTCACAAAAAACTAGAAATAATTTAATTTGGTCATCTTTTAATTTCAACGTATTGGACAAGAAAGAATAATTGACGTGATTAATAACATAATCAGAAAAACTGGTTTGCTGATGAAAATCCGTTTTCTCAGGACTGTTTTTTCTCATTATTTTCAAAACATCTTTGTACATCCTAACGAAATCCATCCCTTTATCGATAGAACCATCTGGCGGCATTGCTGTGTTTTTGGGAGATGATTTTTCGTCACCAAAATATTGCAAGTCAACATATTTTTGGGTATTTCCACTAACAGGACTCATGTCCTTTCGAGCCTTAATAATAATCTCCGCCAATTCATTGGTAAAAACCTCTAGAGGAACGAAAATTTTAGGCTTTAAAAAATCCTCTTCTTTGAGGATAATTCTTTTAGATTTAAATACTAAACTCGAAAATACCAAAGTATCATTAACACTCGCCATCATCTCAAAGGAACCATAGGTATTTACATTTGTTCCTGTATGATCTTTTGTATTGAAAACGATCACATTTTCAACTGGAACCAAGTCGTTTCGAACTTGTCCTTTTATAAGTCTTGATTTTCCAATTTGAGCATAACTTAACTGACAAAACAATGTCAATAATAATATTCCAATTTTAGTTTTCATCTGGGATGGTGTTTTTTAAATCATTTAAAAAAAGTAACTTATCACATTTTAAGTATATGCATAAAGTTACGAGTTTTATTGCAAAAACCCCAAGACTAGCCTTTCTTTTATTTAAGATGACTATTTACTTTGCCTACTAATAAAAGTATTACTTTTCTCATTTTACTAATTAAAACACACAGTCAATCTGTCCGAAATATATCTTTTTATAAAGCGTATCATTTCTCCTCTTTAATTATTTTAAGGTATTTTTCAGCCAATTGAGCTAATAAAAACTCAATACTAATCTTGTTATCAGTATCCATCACCTTTGTAAAACTTACATTTTCGACTGCATAATACATAAACCCTTTTACGTAAATAGCGGGAATATTTAATTTATTCACAAAATGAAATTCATTAAACATATTCTTTAACTGGATCATGTAATGTTCTTTTTTCTCTACTACTAATTCTTTTTTAAGCATAGCTGTACGACCAGAAAACATATTAATTAATGGATCCAATCCTACAGAACCTCCCGCCATAGAACCAGCATTAGCACTAGGGTCATAATCAGATGCAGATTTTAATTTTCTTTCTGCTGGCGAATAGGAGCGCTGGTCTGCAGCTATTATACCCAACGAAACTGCATTAATATGACTATAGTTCTTAATGACAACCTCATTCAACTGATTTATTATCGGTGCCATTTTTACTTGTAAACCATCAATCCCAAAATGCTTGTCAGTCAAAATCACTGTAACTCTATTATATTGAAACATTGCAAAAACAATGGTGTCGCCTTTTTCTGCTGGAATGACAAAGTCACCTTTTTCATTAGAGATTACTGTTTTCTCAGTTCTACTATTAACAACGTAAACCCCTTCGAGCTCATGAGAATATGAACTTATATTCCCCTTTACAACAGTTGAAGCGGTTTGTTGAGCTGAGACAACTACAGAAATAAGCAAGAACAAACTATATACAATATTCATCGATACTATTTAGAGGGTAAAAGTATCTGAATCACTTCACAATAATTCATAAGAACTTGGTAATAATATATTAATAACAAAGGGAATTAATATCTTTATCCATTCAACATCAAGCCATGAAAAAAATTATTATAGCTAGTACTTCAACCTTAGCAGGTGAAAAATATCTCGAATACTTACTTCCTGAATTAAAGAATCACTTCAAAGGCTGCACTACAGTTCTTTTCATTCCTTACGCAAGACCAAGTGGCATTTCTCATGATGATTACACGAAAATTGCAGCATTGGCTTTTGCCAAAATAAATATCAATATCAAAGGAATTCATGAATTTGACAATCCTTCTGAGGCAATACTTAATGCTGAAGGCATTTTTGTTGGTGGCGGAAACACGTTTTTACTAGTTAGTCAGTTGTATGCATATAAAATAATGAACTTGCTATCAGCAACTATAAAAAATGGCACTCCCTACTTAGGAACAAGCGCCGGAAGTAATATTTGCGGACTGACAATGCAAACTACTAATGACATGCCCATTATCTATCCTCCGAGTTTTCAAACCTTAGGATTAGTTCCTTTTAACATCAATCCTCATTACCTGGATGCCGATTCATCATCAAAACACATGGGAGAAAGCAGAGAAACTAGAATAAAAGAGTTTCATCAATTCAACAACATTCCTGTTATAGGACTAAGAGAAGGAAGCTGGCTAGAAATAAAAGGAAACCAAATCACTTTAAAAGGAAGTTTATCAGCTCGTCTTTTCAAAAAAGGAAACGATCCAATTGAGCTAGAAAATGAAACAGACTTAAGTGATTTAAAATAAAAAACCCGAAACAAAGATGTTTCGGGTTTCTAAAGAGCGAAAGACGAGGCTCGAACTCGCGACAACCAGCTTGGAAGGCTGGAGCTCTACCAACTGAGCTACTTTCGCATTATTATTTTAAACTCTTTAGCAAACTTAATTTGCTCTTAGAGCGAAAGACGAGGCTCGAACTCGCGACAACCAGCTTGGAAGGCTGGAGCTCTACCAACTGAGCTACTTTCGCATTACTGGCGCAAAGATAAATAATAAGTTTAATTTGAAACAAGTTTTTTTCAAACTTTTTAATAAAAAAATAATATCTATCGCTAATCTTTTTAAAATTAAATCTTTAGCTTTTCACATTTATTTCATTCTGCATCTCAAAGAGTAGTAAATTCTGCTCAAACCACTTATATCGACCATTAAAACTTACCAATTATAGCCATTATGAAATCAAATGTGACATTATTTCGTCACTTTTTGACGGATGATAGATAAACAAACAAGATTTATCTTTAATAGTTTGAATAATTTCATTAGTTAATTCAACCGGCAAAGCAGGACAACCTAGACTTCTTCCTAGACGTTTATTATTTCTAATGAATGTATTTGAAACATAATTAGCACCGTGAATCACTACAGCCCTTTCTCTAGCATTATGATTCAATCCTTTTTCCAAACCATCTAATCTCAATGACATGCCATGTTTTCCTCTATAAATCTCAGCAGTCGCAAAAAAACCTACACTACTTTTGAATGATTCAGGAGAATTTGAAAAGCTAGTTGCAAACTCATCACCCGAATTTCTTCCGTGAGCTACTAAGGAATTATATAAAATAGTATTGGTATCCAAATCAATTACCCAAAGCCTTTGAGTATTTGAAGAAAGACTGAAATCTATTACTGTTAGAATATTTTTTTCAACAAGACCTTTTTGCTTCAAAAGGTTAAATCCTTTTAAAGCTTGTGTGAAAATTTCAAGTTTCGGCAATTGAAAATTATTAGAATGTAAGCTTTCATAAATCATTTCTTCATTTGAAGCAGGATCAATATTGGCTATTTTTGTTATTTTTTTGGATTCAACACTCTTGGCATCCGACGAAAATATTTTAGTAATGAAAGATAATGAAAGAAATAAAGACAAATAGACAAAAAAACTGTAACGCATTGATTTAGATTAAATTAAACAATAGAAACGGGATGACAAATATATAACTTTATTTCACTTAACATAATAAAAATCAACGTAATAAAACAAATTTAACATCATTTTGTAATTAAAAAACCACAATATTTACTTTTTTCAAATTTGCTTATTGTTAAAATTATGTTATTTTTGTCTGAAATACCAATGTATTGAATGCGTAAACACACCTACTTTTTTCTCCTTATCTATATGACAATTAGTATTTCACTCTTTGGTCAAAAAAAGACCCTTAGAGCAAAATCAATTATCAAAAACATTACTATAGATGGAAAAATGGACGAACAGTTATGGCAAAACAATACCGAAGTTGCCAGTAATTTCATCATGTATGAACCTGATAACGGAAAACCTATCCCTGAAGACAAAAAAACTGAAGTAAAAGTTCTTTACGACAACACTGCGATTTATATTTCGGCTGTCTTATACGATAACGAACCTGATAAAATACTGAAAGAAATCACCAATAGAGATGTTTTTGGTGCATCAGATCACTTTTCAGTTTTTATCAACGGATTTAATGACGGCCAACAAGATTACCGCTTTTACGTTAGTGCAGCGGGTGTTCAAATGGATTGTTTAGCCACTGAAGACCAAGAAGACTTCACCTGGGATGCTATCTGGGAAAGCAAGGTCAAAATAACCGACTTTGGCTGGGCGGTCGAAATGAGAATCCCTTATGCAGCGTTGCGATTTTCAAATGAAAAAGAACAAGTTTGGGGCTTGAATTTTATGCGTGAAATAAAACGCAATGTCCAAAAATACACTTGGAATTATATCGACACCAAGATAGGTGCCGTTATAACTCAAGCAGGAATCCTTGAAGGGATCGAAAATATAAAACCGCCTACGAGATTATTTATAATTCCATATACTTCTGCCTATTATCAAGTAGACAAAAACACTTCGGACCGAACCTTAAAAGCGGGTTTAGATATAAAGTACGGCATCAATGACTCTTTCACTCTTGATGCGATATTAGTACCTGATTTTGGTCAAACAAAATTTGACAATGCTATATTAAACCTAGAACCATTCGAACAAACCCTAGTAGAAAACAGACCTTTTTTTACTGAAGGCACCAATTTATTCACCAAAGGCAATTTATTTTATTCTAGAAGAATCGGTGGGAGCCCAATAACCGAAAAAGAAACCCTTGAAAACACAATATCCAGCAACGAGGAAATTACAAACTTCCCAAGTACTGTCAATCTGATAAATGCCGTTAAAATATCAGGAAGAACCCACAAAGGCCTCGGTATCGGTTTCATGAACGCTGTAACCGAAAAAACTTTCGCAACCATACACGACAACACAACCAATACTGATAGAGAAGCCATAATTCAGCCTCTAACCAATTACAACATACTAGTATTCGATCAACGTTTTAGACAAAATTCATCTATTACCTTTATAAATACTAACACTACTCGCGAAGGAAGTTTCAGAGATGCTAATGTTTCAGCTGTTTTATTTGATTTAAACACAAAATCAAACTCATACAACCTCTATGGAGATTTCAAATATAGTACAATAAGGGATACTGAAAATTCGAATGGATTTAAAACAGAATTAGGATTTGCCAAAACAAGTGGGCAATATCGCTATGAATTCGCTGGAAAACACCTCACCAAAGACTACAACACAAACGACCTAGGAATTTTATTTTACAACAACTACCATAGCTTATATGCGAATGGAAGTTATCGAATTGTCAATCCTACTAGACTATTTAATACCCTTAGCATTAATCAAGCCGCAAACCTAGAGATTGAAAACACTACTGGAAAATATCAAACTGCAACCATTGGAACAGAAATAAAAGCTTCAACACTTAAAAATGATTCCTTTGAATTTCTTTTTCAATATACACCGTTTGAAATCTTTGACTTTTACGAACCAAGAACAGATGGAAAATTCGTTTATATACCTAAACAATTTTATTCGTCTTTAAATTTATCCTCTAATAAAAATAGGCATTTTGCTATCTCATTTCAGCCTTCTATCATTTTATTTAACGAACAAAACAGAGAAATATACGGCTTTTACTTAAGTCCAATGTATCGTTTCAACAATCGATTCTCAGTCACATTAGCCTCTGAATATACTATCCAAAAAAATGACAGAGGATGGGTTGCATTTGACAATTCCGACATTATTTTTGGCCAAAGAAATAGGCAAATTTTACAAAATGACATCACCGCAAAATATGCCATCAGCAACCGAATGACGCTTAATCTTTCGGCACGCTACTATTGGTCGTACTCTGAAGTGAATCAATTTTTAACCTTACAAGACGACGGTTATCTTTTAAAAAACGACAGTTTTTCAATGAACAAAGACCGAAATTTCAACTCTTGGAATTTTGACATTTCCTATTCATGGTGGTTTGCACCTGGAAGCGAAATCTCCATTCTATATCGCAATTACGCTCAGGAAAGCAATAATATTGTCGAACGCAACTTAAAAACCAATATTAAAAATGTTTTTGACAGCAACTTGACCAATATCATCTCCATTAGACTTCGCTATTTTATTGACTACAACTCATTAACTAAATAACGTTCTAATTTTCTGCAACAAATCAATCTAACTTTGTTAGCTCATTGTTTATAAATCAATAATACTAATTCAGGATGGCGTTCAAAGTTCTTAAAAGTTTTATATTTGCATAAAACTTGACAAAATGAACAAAAAAGTAATCCTTATGATATTAGATGGTTGGGGAAAATCTCCTGACCCAAAAGTATCAGCAATTGACAATGCCAATGTCCCTTTTATAAATAGCTTATACCAAAAATACCCTAGCGCCCAGTTGCGTACCGATGGTCTTCACGTAGGTCTTCCTGAAGGGCAGATGGGAAATAGTGAAGTAGGTCACATGAACCTTGGCGCAGGAAGAATTGTATACCAAGATTTAGCCAAAATCAATTTAGCTGTAGCCAATAAAACACTAGCCAAAGAACAAGTGTTGAAAGATGCTTTTCAATACGCTAAAGACAATAATAAAAAAGTACACTTCTTAGGATTAGTTTCTGATGGCGGTGTGCACTCACATACTTCTCACTTACGCGGACTAATCGATGCGTCACAAGATTACGGTTTAGACAACGTTTTTGTACACGCCTTTACAGACGGTCGTGATGTAGACCCTAAATCAGGTAAAAAATACATTCAAGATTTACAAGATTACATTGCTAATACACCTGTAAAAGTAGCTTCGGTTATTGGTCGTTATTACGCAATGGACCGTGATAAAAGATGGGAAAGAGTAAAATTAGCTTACGACTTAGTTGTTAACGGTACAGGCACACCAACACAAGATATCGTAACTTCTATCGCAACTAGCTACGGAAACGATGTTACTGACGAATTCATTCAGCCACTTATCGCTGTTGACACAAACAACAAACCACTAGCTACTATCGCAGAAGATGACGTTGTTATCTTCTTCAATTTTAGAACAGATAGAGGTCGTGAATTGACTGAAGCGCTTTCGCAACAAGATTTCCACGAACAAAACATGCACAAACTAAACTTGTACTATGTTACGTTGACCAACTATGACGAAACCTACCAAAACGTAAAAGTGGTGTACAACAAAGATAACATCACGGAAACGCTGGGTGAAGT is from Flavobacterium sp. NG2 and encodes:
- a CDS encoding DUF5916 domain-containing protein — encoded protein: MTISISLFGQKKTLRAKSIIKNITIDGKMDEQLWQNNTEVASNFIMYEPDNGKPIPEDKKTEVKVLYDNTAIYISAVLYDNEPDKILKEITNRDVFGASDHFSVFINGFNDGQQDYRFYVSAAGVQMDCLATEDQEDFTWDAIWESKVKITDFGWAVEMRIPYAALRFSNEKEQVWGLNFMREIKRNVQKYTWNYIDTKIGAVITQAGILEGIENIKPPTRLFIIPYTSAYYQVDKNTSDRTLKAGLDIKYGINDSFTLDAILVPDFGQTKFDNAILNLEPFEQTLVENRPFFTEGTNLFTKGNLFYSRRIGGSPITEKETLENTISSNEEITNFPSTVNLINAVKISGRTHKGLGIGFMNAVTEKTFATIHDNTTNTDREAIIQPLTNYNILVFDQRFRQNSSITFINTNTTREGSFRDANVSAVLFDLNTKSNSYNLYGDFKYSTIRDTENSNGFKTELGFAKTSGQYRYEFAGKHLTKDYNTNDLGILFYNNYHSLYANGSYRIVNPTRLFNTLSINQAANLEIENTTGKYQTATIGTEIKASTLKNDSFEFLFQYTPFEIFDFYEPRTDGKFVYIPKQFYSSLNLSSNKNRHFAISFQPSIILFNEQNREIYGFYLSPMYRFNNRFSVTLASEYTIQKNDRGWVAFDNSDIIFGQRNRQILQNDITAKYAISNRMTLNLSARYYWSYSEVNQFLTLQDDGYLLKNDSFSMNKDRNFNSWNFDISYSWWFAPGSEISILYRNYAQESNNIVERNLKTNIKNVFDSNLTNIISIRLRYFIDYNSLTK
- the gpmI gene encoding 2,3-bisphosphoglycerate-independent phosphoglycerate mutase, which gives rise to MNKKVILMILDGWGKSPDPKVSAIDNANVPFINSLYQKYPSAQLRTDGLHVGLPEGQMGNSEVGHMNLGAGRIVYQDLAKINLAVANKTLAKEQVLKDAFQYAKDNNKKVHFLGLVSDGGVHSHTSHLRGLIDASQDYGLDNVFVHAFTDGRDVDPKSGKKYIQDLQDYIANTPVKVASVIGRYYAMDRDKRWERVKLAYDLVVNGTGTPTQDIVTSIATSYGNDVTDEFIQPLIAVDTNNKPLATIAEDDVVIFFNFRTDRGRELTEALSQQDFHEQNMHKLNLYYVTLTNYDETYQNVKVVYNKDNITETLGEVLEKAGKKQIRIAETEKYPHVTFFFSGGREEPFIGESRILKNSPKVATYDLQPEMSAYELTDALVPEIEKGEVDFVCLNFANGDMVGHTGIMEAAIKACEAVDKCVEKVITAAIANDYSVLVIADHGNCETMINPDGSPNTAHTTNPVPFILVDKEIKKVNDGVLGDVAPTILDLMGVAQPAVMTQHSLL